A window of Raineyella sp. W15-4 contains these coding sequences:
- a CDS encoding DUF3817 domain-containing protein, with the protein MDPQKRSAILAALTRYRVMAWVVGCLLVALVCVAMPLKYVWHSPAMVSYLGVAHGWLYMVLLITAYDIGRRVKWPWVNLLLIALAGTIPFLSFVAEHYATRNVRRHLAEADAAATGAAEIPAAGSDSPNQLEA; encoded by the coding sequence ATGGATCCCCAGAAGCGCTCGGCCATCCTGGCCGCTCTCACCCGCTACCGCGTGATGGCCTGGGTGGTGGGCTGCCTGCTCGTCGCCCTGGTCTGCGTCGCCATGCCACTGAAGTACGTGTGGCACAGTCCGGCGATGGTCTCCTACCTCGGGGTGGCCCACGGCTGGCTCTACATGGTGCTGCTGATCACCGCGTACGACATCGGTCGCCGGGTGAAGTGGCCCTGGGTGAACCTGCTGCTGATCGCGCTGGCCGGCACCATCCCGTTCCTGTCCTTCGTCGCCGAGCACTACGCGACCCGTAACGTCCGCCGCCACCTCGCCGAGGCCGATGCGGCTGCCACCGGGGCTGCCGAGATCCCCGCCGCGGGGTCCGATTCTCCGAACCAGCTCGAGGCCTGA
- a CDS encoding AAA family ATPase: protein MVNQKGGVGKTTTAVNLAAGLGFGGLNVLLVDLDPQGNASTAVGGEHRDGEPGTYEVLIDQERIADHAQLSPEAPNLKVLVATMDLAGAEIELVSVVSRETRLKRAVDAYVAEHDVDYVIIDCPPSLGILTVNAFVAAEELLIPIQCEYYALEGLTQLQRSIAMVKANINPALALRTVILTMFDGRTRLSSDVAGQVRQYFPQETMETVIPRSVRIAEAPSYGQTVITYQPASAGGQAYLAAAEELARRGAEQY from the coding sequence GTGGTCAACCAGAAGGGCGGCGTCGGGAAGACCACGACCGCAGTGAACCTGGCCGCCGGCCTCGGCTTCGGCGGCCTCAACGTCCTGCTGGTCGACCTCGACCCGCAGGGCAACGCGTCGACGGCGGTGGGCGGCGAGCACCGCGACGGCGAGCCGGGCACATACGAGGTGCTGATCGATCAGGAGCGGATCGCCGATCACGCCCAGCTGTCGCCGGAGGCGCCCAACCTGAAGGTGTTGGTGGCCACGATGGACCTGGCCGGTGCGGAGATCGAGCTGGTCTCGGTTGTTTCACGTGAAACACGCCTGAAGCGAGCTGTCGACGCGTACGTCGCCGAGCATGACGTCGACTACGTCATCATCGACTGCCCACCCTCGTTGGGGATCCTCACCGTCAATGCGTTCGTCGCTGCCGAGGAGTTACTCATCCCGATCCAGTGTGAGTACTACGCGCTGGAGGGTCTCACCCAGCTGCAGCGATCGATCGCGATGGTCAAGGCCAACATCAACCCGGCCCTGGCGCTGCGGACGGTGATCCTGACGATGTTCGACGGACGTACCCGGCTGTCCTCCGACGTGGCCGGGCAGGTCCGGCAGTACTTCCCCCAGGAGACGATGGAAACCGTCATCCCCCGGTCCGTCCGGATCGCGGAGGCACCCAGCTACGGACAGACGGTCATCACCTATCAGCCCGCCTCGGCGGGCGGCCAGGCCTATCTGGCGGCAGCAGAAGAGTTGGCACGACGCGGAGCGGAGCAGTACTGA
- a CDS encoding PLP-dependent aminotransferase family protein, with translation MEPQRRDTRLDLYHDRYAARAFGMKESAVRALFAVANRPEVVSLAGGMPNIADLPLDMVANALGDMIQSSAGPKALQYGSGQGEPMLREQICEVMAEEGIRAHPDDVTVTVGSQQALDLITRIFCDPGDVILAEAPSYVGALSTFASYQARVVHVEMDEDGLVPERLREAVLTLTAAGQKVKFLYTIPNYNNPSGITMTLERRKAILEVARETGLLIVEDNPYGLLDLEGERLPAIRSMEGEQVLYMGSFSKTFSPGFRVGWVLAPHAVREKLVLAQESATLSPPTFSQYAVSTYLRVHDWRHQIDVFRDMYRERRDAMLKALTEYMPAGSSWTHPRGGFFVWLTVPVGIDSQAMLPRAVTNRVAYTPGTAFYADDLGARNIRLSYCYPTPERIREGVRRLGEVLNRESQLNRTFGVHPGATHPHSVVEPTSPRPDQA, from the coding sequence ATGGAACCTCAACGCCGTGACACCCGACTCGACCTCTACCACGACCGCTACGCCGCCCGGGCGTTCGGGATGAAGGAGTCGGCCGTACGAGCTCTCTTCGCCGTCGCGAACCGACCCGAGGTGGTCTCGCTCGCCGGCGGCATGCCGAACATCGCGGACCTGCCCCTCGACATGGTGGCGAACGCGCTGGGTGACATGATCCAGTCCTCCGCCGGCCCCAAGGCCCTGCAGTACGGTTCCGGCCAGGGTGAGCCGATGCTGCGCGAGCAGATCTGCGAGGTGATGGCCGAGGAGGGCATCAGGGCCCACCCGGACGATGTCACGGTGACTGTCGGCAGCCAACAGGCCCTCGACCTGATCACCCGGATCTTCTGCGACCCCGGTGACGTCATCCTCGCCGAGGCGCCCAGCTATGTCGGCGCGCTGAGCACCTTCGCCTCCTACCAGGCCCGGGTCGTCCACGTCGAGATGGACGAGGACGGTCTGGTCCCGGAGCGGCTCCGGGAGGCCGTGCTGACCCTCACCGCCGCCGGCCAGAAGGTGAAGTTCCTCTACACCATCCCCAACTACAACAACCCCAGCGGCATCACCATGACGCTGGAGCGCCGCAAGGCGATCCTCGAGGTGGCCCGGGAGACCGGCCTGCTGATCGTCGAGGACAACCCGTACGGCCTGCTCGACCTGGAGGGCGAGCGACTGCCCGCCATCCGGTCGATGGAAGGTGAGCAGGTGCTCTACATGGGCTCCTTCTCCAAGACCTTCTCCCCCGGTTTCCGGGTCGGCTGGGTGCTCGCCCCGCACGCCGTCCGGGAGAAGCTGGTGCTGGCGCAGGAGTCCGCGACGCTCTCCCCGCCGACGTTCTCCCAGTACGCGGTCTCGACATACCTGCGGGTGCACGACTGGCGCCACCAGATCGACGTCTTCCGCGACATGTACCGGGAGCGCCGCGACGCGATGCTCAAGGCACTGACCGAGTACATGCCCGCCGGCAGCAGCTGGACCCACCCGCGCGGCGGATTCTTCGTCTGGCTGACCGTGCCGGTCGGGATCGACTCCCAGGCGATGCTGCCCCGCGCGGTGACGAATCGGGTCGCCTACACCCCTGGCACAGCCTTCTACGCCGACGATCTGGGCGCCCGCAACATCCGGCTGTCGTACTGCTATCCGACCCCGGAACGGATCCGGGAGGGGGTCCGGCGCCTCGGTGAGGTGCTGAACCGGGAGTCCCAGCTGAACCGTACGTTCGGCGTCCATCCCGGGGCCACCCATCCGCACAGCGTCGTGGAGCCCACCAGTCCCCGCCCCGACCAGGCGTGA
- a CDS encoding SURF1 family protein, translating into MVRTRIQQVALLLVGLVLAGVMIGLGLWQMQVFQDQGQHGAVARMNEPAVPLVSVAQAGQQITDGYGRTVAFTGTYVPEEQLLIPVDGRPGTFRVLTPLRTADGTLVPVIRGESTGTTPPPAPTGAVDQRGVLLASDAQATGSVPDGQIGSVYLPVLVQRWPDPMIAGYVTLPDDLATGQGLQPATPNLPSGRGSVQNFGYALQWWVFAACALGFAIYLAGHLGRAADRRRLADLGLITQDEIGPDPDRMS; encoded by the coding sequence ATGGTGCGGACCCGGATCCAACAGGTCGCGCTGCTCCTCGTCGGGCTGGTGCTCGCCGGGGTGATGATCGGGCTCGGCCTGTGGCAGATGCAGGTCTTCCAGGACCAGGGCCAGCACGGCGCGGTCGCCAGGATGAACGAGCCGGCCGTGCCGCTGGTCTCGGTGGCTCAGGCGGGGCAGCAGATCACCGACGGCTATGGACGGACTGTCGCCTTCACCGGGACGTACGTGCCCGAGGAGCAGTTGCTGATCCCGGTCGACGGCAGGCCGGGCACGTTCCGGGTGCTCACCCCGCTGCGGACCGCGGACGGCACGCTGGTGCCGGTGATCCGCGGGGAGTCGACCGGGACCACTCCCCCACCGGCGCCGACCGGCGCGGTGGACCAGCGCGGAGTGCTGCTCGCCTCGGATGCACAGGCCACCGGGTCGGTGCCGGACGGACAGATCGGCTCGGTCTACCTGCCCGTCCTGGTGCAGCGCTGGCCGGACCCGATGATCGCCGGCTATGTCACCCTGCCGGACGACCTGGCCACCGGCCAGGGCCTGCAGCCGGCCACCCCGAATCTGCCGTCCGGCCGCGGCTCGGTGCAGAACTTCGGCTACGCCCTGCAGTGGTGGGTGTTCGCCGCGTGCGCCCTGGGCTTCGCGATCTACCTCGCCGGCCACCTCGGACGTGCCGCCGATCGGCGTCGGCTCGCCGATCTTGGTCTCATCACGCAGGATGAGATCGGGCCCGATCCCGATCGGATGTCCTGA
- a CDS encoding D-alanine--D-alanine ligase, which yields MTATGNQIPTPEAPLTDATGEGPLSGPALGTPSAPLEGTALGTIVVLAGGLSHEREVSLRSGRRVAQALRDRGCTVVESDVNSDLVTLLRDLDDPVVFPLVHGATGEDGSLREVLGLLGVPYVGATGADSRVAFDKSIATSVIRGIGLTTPQQVALPDEVFRELGARALMDALGERIGFPMFVKPSRSGSSLGCSKVTGREELASAMVGAYAYGDVAVVETYIDGIEVAVTVIDRGDGPRALPAVEIRPDSGDYDYSSRYTAGTTRFITPAEVPDEVAEACADMALRVHDRLHLRDISRTDIIIRDGVPYFLECNVAPGMTETSLVPLELDAAGLDLGEVCEALVREARRRQLP from the coding sequence ATGACCGCCACCGGCAACCAGATCCCCACCCCCGAGGCACCACTGACCGACGCCACCGGCGAGGGCCCGCTCTCCGGCCCGGCACTGGGCACCCCGTCGGCCCCGCTCGAGGGGACCGCGCTGGGCACCATCGTGGTGCTCGCCGGCGGCCTGTCCCACGAGCGTGAGGTGTCCCTGCGGTCCGGCCGCCGGGTCGCCCAGGCGCTGCGCGACCGCGGCTGCACCGTGGTCGAGTCGGACGTGAACTCCGACCTGGTCACCCTGCTCCGCGACCTCGACGACCCGGTGGTGTTCCCACTGGTGCACGGCGCCACCGGTGAGGACGGGTCGCTGCGGGAGGTGCTCGGGCTGCTCGGCGTGCCGTACGTCGGAGCCACCGGCGCGGACAGCCGGGTCGCCTTCGACAAGTCGATCGCCACCTCGGTGATCCGCGGCATCGGGCTCACCACGCCGCAGCAGGTCGCCCTGCCCGACGAGGTGTTCCGCGAGCTCGGGGCCCGCGCCCTGATGGACGCCCTCGGCGAGCGGATCGGCTTCCCGATGTTCGTCAAGCCGTCGCGCTCCGGGTCCTCGCTCGGCTGCTCCAAGGTCACCGGCCGCGAGGAGCTCGCCTCGGCGATGGTCGGCGCGTACGCGTACGGCGATGTCGCGGTGGTGGAGACCTACATCGACGGGATCGAGGTGGCCGTGACGGTCATCGACCGCGGCGACGGCCCCCGGGCGCTGCCGGCGGTCGAGATCCGCCCCGACTCCGGCGACTACGACTACTCCTCCCGCTACACCGCCGGCACCACTCGCTTCATCACCCCGGCCGAGGTGCCGGACGAGGTCGCTGAGGCCTGTGCCGACATGGCGCTGCGGGTCCATGACCGGCTGCATCTGCGCGACATCTCCCGCACCGACATCATCATCCGCGACGGGGTGCCCTACTTCCTGGAGTGCAACGTCGCCCCGGGAATGACCGAGACCTCGCTGGTGCCGCTCGAACTCGACGCCGCCGGCCTCGACCTGGGGGAGGTCTGCGAGGCACTGGTCCGCGAGGCCCGCCGGCGTCAGCTCCCCTGA
- a CDS encoding GNAT family N-acetyltransferase: MAGVEQLKVEPLQPGGVSRLPMVCADCPLPHTVPPGTGQSWVDAAAHTWGFCGVQARIGDTPVGHVLISPPLNAPLRGPYASAGVSPDAAVILQFWVDPDHRGRGVGRHLLEELAALLVRRRVAGLEIRASRTGPTCVAPPEDWLLAHGFRVLREDVLASRLRMDLKATRSWLPSWSALVDGVRGLVGRPAPAGPEPARRPAPGPEPAHRSGPRRLSP; this comes from the coding sequence ATGGCCGGCGTCGAGCAGTTGAAGGTCGAGCCGTTGCAGCCCGGCGGGGTGTCCCGGCTCCCGATGGTCTGTGCCGACTGCCCGCTGCCGCACACGGTGCCCCCGGGGACCGGACAGTCCTGGGTGGACGCCGCCGCGCACACCTGGGGCTTCTGCGGGGTCCAGGCCCGGATCGGGGACACCCCGGTCGGCCACGTGCTGATCTCCCCGCCGCTCAACGCGCCACTGCGCGGGCCGTACGCCTCGGCCGGGGTGAGCCCTGATGCCGCGGTGATCCTGCAGTTCTGGGTCGACCCGGACCATCGCGGCCGGGGGGTGGGCCGGCACCTGCTCGAGGAACTGGCCGCGCTGCTGGTCCGGCGCCGGGTCGCCGGGCTGGAGATCCGCGCCTCCCGGACCGGACCGACCTGCGTCGCCCCGCCGGAGGACTGGCTGCTGGCGCACGGCTTCCGGGTGCTGCGGGAGGACGTCCTGGCGTCACGGCTGCGGATGGACCTGAAGGCCACCCGGTCCTGGTTGCCGTCCTGGTCGGCGCTCGTCGACGGGGTGCGGGGGCTGGTCGGGCGGCCGGCGCCGGCCGGTCCGGAACCGGCCCGCCGGCCCGCGCCGGGGCCGGAACCGGCGCACCGGTCCGGCCCCCGTAGGCTGTCTCCGTGA
- a CDS encoding ParB/RepB/Spo0J family partition protein, translated as MAERRAGLGRGLGELFQRTDLDAPPHPVDQHVIVDTMHRQTEESTRPVVSTVPTPEETAPTPGEHDRPRQNAVEQPAVEPDAAESESTVVDPSNGYYADIPIDRIHPNLKQPRQVFDEDALDELVGSIREVGLLQPIVVREDGEGAYELVMGERRWRASSLAGLETVPSIVRETADDDMLRDALLENIHRVQLNPLEEAAAYQQLMEDFGCTQQELGARIKRSRSQIANMIRLLNLPPSVQRQVAAGVLSAGHARALLGLTDRWAQERLATRIVTEGLSVRMTEEIVARGGGDGPRPGRRSARDRDPQLQELSAQLGDYFDTRVEVTRGARKGKIVLEFVSEADLERIMALLKPGSRRPARTA; from the coding sequence ATGGCAGAACGACGAGCAGGACTCGGGCGGGGACTCGGTGAGCTCTTCCAGCGGACCGATCTGGATGCCCCGCCGCACCCGGTCGACCAGCACGTCATCGTCGACACGATGCATCGACAGACCGAGGAGTCGACGCGACCGGTGGTCTCCACCGTACCGACGCCGGAGGAGACCGCACCGACACCGGGTGAGCACGACCGGCCGCGCCAGAACGCGGTCGAGCAACCCGCGGTGGAGCCGGACGCAGCCGAATCGGAGAGTACCGTCGTGGACCCCTCGAACGGGTACTACGCCGACATCCCGATCGATCGGATCCATCCGAATCTCAAGCAGCCCCGCCAGGTCTTCGACGAAGACGCCCTCGATGAACTGGTCGGCTCGATCCGCGAGGTCGGCCTGCTGCAGCCGATCGTGGTCCGCGAGGACGGCGAGGGTGCGTACGAGTTGGTCATGGGGGAGCGACGCTGGCGAGCGTCATCCCTGGCCGGGCTGGAGACGGTGCCCTCGATCGTACGGGAGACCGCCGATGACGACATGCTGCGGGACGCGCTGCTGGAGAATATCCACCGGGTCCAGTTGAACCCGCTCGAAGAGGCGGCGGCCTATCAGCAGCTGATGGAGGACTTCGGTTGCACCCAACAGGAACTGGGGGCGCGGATCAAGCGGTCTCGCTCACAGATCGCGAACATGATCAGATTGTTGAATCTTCCACCATCTGTGCAGCGGCAGGTGGCTGCAGGGGTGCTGTCGGCGGGACATGCCCGGGCGTTGCTAGGTCTGACCGACCGGTGGGCCCAGGAACGTCTGGCCACCCGGATCGTCACCGAGGGGCTGTCGGTACGGATGACCGAGGAGATCGTCGCCCGGGGTGGCGGCGACGGACCTCGTCCCGGCCGTCGGTCGGCGCGGGACAGGGATCCGCAGCTCCAGGAGCTCTCCGCCCAGCTGGGTGACTACTTCGACACCCGGGTCGAGGTCACTCGAGGGGCGCGGAAGGGCAAGATCGTTCTGGAGTTCGTCTCCGAGGCCGACCTGGAACGGATCATGGCTCTGCTCAAGCCCGGCAGCCGGCGGCCGGCCCGCACCGCCTGA
- the rsmG gene encoding 16S rRNA (guanine(527)-N(7))-methyltransferase RsmG, translating into MSETMPPGEAQVEIPDPDIVRAVFGPQEPIIRAYAEILATRGSEWGLIGPRETPRLWDRHLFNCAALLSLLPHGCTVADVGSGAGLPGLVLAIGRPDARVNLIEPLQRRVNFLELAVAELELGDRVEVLHGRAEEFDPGTGFDVVTSRAVGALTKLIGWCLPLVRTGGAGGGGEILALKGVGAQAEVEKATKELRKARLSAEVLSVRADPRTASTTVVRLRRTVRQERF; encoded by the coding sequence ATGTCGGAGACGATGCCGCCCGGCGAGGCCCAGGTCGAGATTCCCGACCCGGATATCGTCCGGGCGGTTTTCGGTCCCCAGGAACCGATCATCCGGGCGTACGCCGAGATCCTCGCCACCCGCGGGAGCGAATGGGGACTGATCGGCCCGCGCGAGACCCCCCGGCTGTGGGACCGACATCTGTTCAACTGCGCCGCACTGCTGTCGCTGCTCCCCCACGGCTGCACCGTCGCCGACGTCGGCTCCGGGGCCGGGCTGCCGGGACTCGTCCTGGCGATCGGCCGGCCGGACGCCAGGGTGAATCTGATCGAGCCGTTGCAGCGGCGAGTGAACTTCCTCGAGCTCGCCGTGGCGGAACTGGAGCTCGGTGACCGGGTCGAGGTGCTGCACGGACGCGCCGAGGAGTTCGATCCCGGGACTGGGTTCGATGTAGTGACGTCCCGGGCCGTCGGGGCGCTGACCAAGTTGATCGGCTGGTGCCTGCCGTTGGTACGGACCGGTGGTGCGGGGGGCGGCGGGGAGATCCTGGCGCTGAAGGGTGTCGGCGCGCAGGCCGAGGTCGAGAAGGCCACGAAGGAATTACGCAAGGCGCGGCTGAGCGCCGAGGTGTTGAGCGTACGCGCCGACCCGCGGACGGCGTCGACGACCGTCGTACGGCTACGCCGGACGGTTCGTCAGGAGCGATTCTGA